CGGTGGCAATAATACGTCTAAAATGCGATCTTCTGCTGCTTCTTCCGCACGAAAACGGTTCTTTTCAATTTCTTGTTGGCGCACTAATTTCATGGCGCTGTCGGTTAGATCACGAATAATAGAATCCACTTCTTTACCAACGTAGCCAACTTCAGTAAATTTTGTGGCTTCTACTTTAATAAAAGGGGCATTGGCAAGTTTTGCCAAGCGACGGGCAATTTCGGTTTTCCCCACGCCGGTCGGACCAATCATTAGGATATTTTTTGGTGTCACTTCATGACGAAGCGGTTCTTGTAATTGCATTCTGCGCCAGCGGTTACGCAAGGCGATCGCCACTGCACGTTTGGCATCCGCTTGGCCGATAATGTGTAAATCAAGTTCGGAAACGATTTCTCTTGGGGTCATTTCAGACATAATATTATTCCTTTTACAATGTAGTGGGGTGCTATGGTATTTGCTGTAGCATCAAATTTAAGGTAATTCTTCGATAGTAAAATTGGTGTTGGTGTAAACGCAAATATCGCCAGCGATTTGTAAGGATTTTTCGACGATTTCTCGGGCGGAAAGCTCGGTATTTTGCACCAATGCACGGGCAGCAGAAAGGGCATAATTGCCACCGGAACCAATTGCAAGAATTTGATCGGCTTCCGGTTGAACCACATCGCCGATACCCGTAATAATTAAACTTTCTTTTTCATCTGCGACGATAAGCATGGCTTCTAATTTGCGTAAGGCGCGATCTGTTCTCCAATCTTTCGCTAATTCGACCGCACTTTTAAGCAAATGTCCTTGGTGTAATTCGAGTTTGCGTTCAAATAATTCAAATAAGGTGAATGCATCAGCCGTACCACCGGCAAAGCCCGCTAATACTTTGTTATTGTATAAGCGGCGAACTTTGCGCGCGTTGCCTTTCATTACAGTATTGCCAAGAGATACTTGTCCATCACCGCCCACAACCACTTTTCCGTTGCGGCGAACACTTACGATTGTTGTCATTTTCTTTTCCTATGTTTTATTGACATATGGAAACTAAATGGGGGCGAAATTGCGGCTTTCAAGAGGTGGTGTCAGATTTTCAAAGGGTTTTTCACGTAAACAATGTGTGCCGGCATAGAAAAGTGCGGTCAAAAAATGCCATGTTTAGTTAAAAAAGAAGGCATCAAATTGATGCCTTCTACAATTTGGAATTATTTCTTACGAGAATGTAAGCCTTTTTTCTCCAATCCACGATAAATCAATTGTTGCTGAACAATCGTGATCAAGTTAGATACCAACCAGTACAAGACTAAGCCTGCTGGGAACCAAAGGAAGAATACCATGAAAATCAATGGCATAAAGTTCATTACTTTTTGTTGCATTGGATCTGCCACTGGAGTTGGCGACATTTTTTGCAACAAGAACATTGAACCGCCCATCAAAATCGGTAGGATATAGTATGGATCTTGTGCCGATAAGTCTTGAATCCAACCAAAGAATGGCGCATGACGTAATTCGACTGCTTCCATAAATGTCCAATATAAGGCGATGAAAATAGGCATCTGGAGTAGAATTGGCAAACAGCCGCCTAACGGGTTCACTTTTTCTTCTTTATATAATTTCATCATTTCTTGGCTCATGCGTTGGCGATCATCACCGAAACGTTCACGCATTTCTTGCATTTTCGGTTGTAACATCCGCATTTTTGCCATTGAGGTGTATTGCGCTTTGGTTAATGGATACAAAATCGCTTTCACCACTAAAGTTACCCCAATAATCGCCAAGCCCCAGTTTTGCACTAAAGATTGAATAATGGTCAATAATTTAAACAACGGTTTCGCAATGAACCATGCCCAACCGTAATCTACGGTTAAGTCTAAGTGATTTGCCACCTCGCCCATTTGTTCTTGCAATTTAGGACCTGTCCATAATTTGCTGGTGATGGTTTGTGTGGTACCTGCCGGAACAACCGTCACTGGTCCGCGATAACCGATAGAACCGATATTATTTGCTTTGTCGGTTAAGCTATAAAGTTGGTTATCTGAATCTTGATTTGGGATCCAAGCAGAGACGAAATAATGCTGTAAAATTGCTACCCAACCAGCTTTGGTGTTAACGGATAGATTAGCATTTCCCATATCTTCAAAACTGTATTTTTTATAGTTCGTTTCAGAAGAAGAGTATGCGCCCCCGGTATAAGTTGGCATTGCCATGCTGCCGGAGCTTTCTACTAGGGTATGTCTTAATTGACCGTAAGGCTCAACTTCAATGGCATTCGCACTTTGGTTTTGAATTTCAAAGTTGACGCCAACATCATATTCACCGCGTTTTAACACGAAGATTTTACGATAAGTCACCCCGTTTTTCTCAAAGACGAAAGGAACGCTAAGCTCATTTTGCCCATCTGCTAATTTGAAATTATCACCGCTCACTTGATAATCGGCACGGCCAGCAGTGCTATCAATACCGTCTTTTCCGATTAAACCGCTTTGTGCAATATAAACGTGTTCAGGTGTATTT
This portion of the [Pasteurella] aerogenes genome encodes:
- the hslV gene encoding ATP-dependent protease subunit HslV; protein product: MTTIVSVRRNGKVVVGGDGQVSLGNTVMKGNARKVRRLYNNKVLAGFAGGTADAFTLFELFERKLELHQGHLLKSAVELAKDWRTDRALRKLEAMLIVADEKESLIITGIGDVVQPEADQILAIGSGGNYALSAARALVQNTELSAREIVEKSLQIAGDICVYTNTNFTIEELP
- the yidC gene encoding YidC/Oxa1 family membrane protein insertase, yielding MDSRRSLLVLALLFISFLVYQQWQMDYNTPQPVATEQAQTTTPTNTSDVPASSSSTAAIATDTQVKGRVITLENDVFRLKVDTLGGDVISSELLKYDAELKSNTPFVLLTNTPEHVYIAQSGLIGKDGIDSTAGRADYQVSGDNFKLADGQNELSVPFVFEKNGVTYRKIFVLKRGEYDVGVNFEIQNQSANAIEVEPYGQLRHTLVESSGSMAMPTYTGGAYSSSETNYKKYSFEDMGNANLSVNTKAGWVAILQHYFVSAWIPNQDSDNQLYSLTDKANNIGSIGYRGPVTVVPAGTTQTITSKLWTGPKLQEQMGEVANHLDLTVDYGWAWFIAKPLFKLLTIIQSLVQNWGLAIIGVTLVVKAILYPLTKAQYTSMAKMRMLQPKMQEMRERFGDDRQRMSQEMMKLYKEEKVNPLGGCLPILLQMPIFIALYWTFMEAVELRHAPFFGWIQDLSAQDPYYILPILMGGSMFLLQKMSPTPVADPMQQKVMNFMPLIFMVFFLWFPAGLVLYWLVSNLITIVQQQLIYRGLEKKGLHSRKK